A genomic stretch from Capricornis sumatraensis isolate serow.1 chromosome 4, serow.2, whole genome shotgun sequence includes:
- the BCDIN3D gene encoding RNA 5'-monophosphate methyltransferase — MAASTEQATGGVEKTAAEEKPRVLEPGAAPFGNFPHYSRFHPPEQRLRLLPPELLRRLFPQTPDTRPILGLDVGCNSGDLSVALYKHFLSLHDGETCLDASRELHLLCCDIDPVLVERAEKECPFPDGLTFITLDFMNQRTRKVLLSSFLSQFGRSVFDIGFCMSVTMWIHLNHGDQGLWEFLAHLSSLCRYLLVEPQPWKCYRAAARRLRKLGLHDFDHFRSLAIRGDMASQIVQILTQDHGMELVCCFGNTNWDRSLLLFRTKQATETHAIPESLIEEGKERNRIRVWRE; from the exons ATGGCGGCGTCCACGGAGCAGGCCACGGGGGGCGTTGAGAAGACCGCGGCGGAAGAGAAACCGCGCGTTCTGGAACCCGGGGCAGCCCCGTTCGGAAATTTCCCTCATTATTCCCGCTTCCACCCTCCAGAGCAACGGCTCCGCCTCCTACCCCCGGAGCTGCTTCGCCGGCTCTTTCCTCAGACTCCCGACACAAGGCCGATCCTGGGGCTCGACGTGGGGTGTAACTCCGGG GATCTGAGTGTGGCTCTATACAAACATTTCCTTTCCCTACATGATGGGGAGACCTGCTTAGATGCCTCAAGAGAACTCCATCTCCTCTGCTGCGACATAGATCCAGTCCTGGTGGAACGAGCTGAAAAAGAATGCCCTTTTCCTGATGGTTTGACTTTTATTACCCTGGACTTCATGAATCAAAGGACCCGGAAAGTTCTCCTGAGCTCTTTCTTGAGCCAGTTTGGACGCTCAGTTTTTGATATTGGCTTCTGCATGTCAGTAACCATGTGGATTCACCTGAACCATGGGGACCAAGGCCTGTGGGAGTTCCTGGCCCACCTTTCTTCCCTATGCCGCTACCTCCTTGTGGAGCCACAGCCCTGGAAGTGTTACCGGGCAGCTGCAAGGCGTCTCCGGAAGCTGGGCCTCCATGATTTTGACCACTTCCGCTCCCTAGCCATCCGAGGTGATATGGCCAGTCAGATTGTGCAGATCTTGACCCAGGACCATGGCATGGAATTAGTATGCTGCTTTGGCAACACCAACTGGGACCGAAGCCTTCTGCTCTTCAGGACAAAACAAGCCACAGAGACTCATGCGATCCCTGAGTCACTgatagaagaaggaaaagaacggAACAGAATAAGAGTCTGGAGAGAGTGA